One genomic region from Salvelinus sp. IW2-2015 unplaced genomic scaffold, ASM291031v2 Un_scaffold1454, whole genome shotgun sequence encodes:
- the nudt7 gene encoding peroxisomal coenzyme A diphosphatase NUDT7, which produces MDLKEKTAAILKQYEVGSRFSYLPVLPKASVLIPLFVRDGEVHMLMTLRSQELRTNAGEVCFPGGKRDPRDRDDVDTALREAEEEIGLPPDQVDVVCTLFPIMNKSGLLVTPVVGFIEASFSPRPNPAEVSAVFTVPLEFFTREIDHSSYSATGIAGLLHSFQFPDPESGSHYQIWGLTAILAILVSVLALRKKPEFETGFDSDDPVSFFQHNLNKRISKL; this is translated from the exons ATGGACCTAAAAGAAAAGACAGCTGCCATATTGAAGCAATATGAAGTCGGGAGCAGATTCTCGTACTTGCCGGTCCTGCCCAAAGCCTCGGTGTTGATACCGCTGTTTGTGAGGGACGGAGAGGTCCACATGCTGATGACTCTACGCTCCCAAGAG cTGAGGACCAACGCAGGTGAGGTGTGTTTCCCAGGTGGTAAGAGGGACCCGAGGGACAGGGACGATGTGGACACGGCtctgagagaggcagaggaggagataGGCCTTCCTCCTGACCAGGTGGATGTGGTCTGCACACTCTTCCCCATTATGAACAAG AGTGGTCTGTTGGTGACTCCAGTGGTGGGGTTCATTGAGGCCTCATTCTCTCCTCGCCCAAACCCAGCCGAGGTCAGCGCTGTGTTCACTGTCCCTCTGGAGTTCTTCACTAGAGAGATAGACCACTCATCCTACAGTGCGACTGGAATTGCTGGCTTGCTCCACAGTTTCCAGTTTCCGGACCCTGAATCAGGCAGCCACTATCAGATATGGGGTCTGACTGCCATTTTGGCTATACTGGTCTCTGTCCTAGCCCTCAGAAAAAAGCCTGAGTTTGAGACTGGTTTTGATTCTGATGACCCGGTATCTTTCTTCCAACACAATCTGAACAAGAGGATCAGTAAACTATGA